The Dama dama isolate Ldn47 chromosome 3, ASM3311817v1, whole genome shotgun sequence genome has a segment encoding these proteins:
- the YEATS4 gene encoding YEATS domain-containing protein 4, with protein sequence MFKRMAEFGPDSGGRVKGVTIVKPIVYGNVARYFGKKREEDGHTHQWTVYVKPYRNEDMSAYVKKIQFKLHESYGNPLRVVTKPPYEITETGWGEFEIIIKIFFIDPNERPVTLYHLLKLFQSDTNAMLGKKTVVSEFYDEMIFQDPTAMMQQLLTTSRQLTLGAYKHETEFAELEVKTREKLEAAKKKTSFEIAELKERLKASRETINCLKNEIRKLEEDDQTKEI encoded by the exons ggTGTTACTATCGTTAAACCAATAGTTTATGGTAATGTTGCTCgatattttggaaagaaaagagaagaagatgGGCACACCCATCAGTGGACAGTATATGTAAAACCATATAGAAATGAG GATATGTCAGCATATGTAAAGAAAATCCAATTTAAATTACATGAAAGCTATGGCAATCCTTTAAGAG ttgTTACTAAGCCTCCATATGAGATTACTGAAACAGGATGGGGTGAATTCGAAATaatcatcaaaatatttttcattgatCCTAATGAAAGACCT GTAACACTGTATCATTTATTAAAGCTGTTTCAGTCAGACACCAATGCaatgctggggaaaaaaacagtGGTTTCAGAGTTTTATGATGAAATG ATATTTCAAGACCCAACAGCAATGATGCAACAATTATTGACAACATCTCGTCAACTTACCTTAGGAGCCTataagcatgaaacagaat ttgcagaacTTGAAGTGAAAACCAGAGAAAAATTagaagctgcaaaaaaaaaaacaagctttgAAATTGCAGAGCTTAAAGAGAGATTAAAAGCAAGTCGTGAAActataaattgtttaaaaaatgaaatcaggaaACTGGAAGAAGATGATCaga